The Cataglyphis hispanica isolate Lineage 1 chromosome 5, ULB_Chis1_1.0, whole genome shotgun sequence genome has a segment encoding these proteins:
- the LOC126849631 gene encoding G-protein coupled receptor Mth2-like isoform X2 — protein sequence MKLRTNSTNLITTNANHKSNSSSQEIYENLMRNEDKNDSMSYEFFENFSKNSNISNIIPYEMCYNITCIQLCCPLGDRLVDNKCFSDGNDYIPHGYTKNNKKMDELFQLTVYDPCSQFERFDRILLPIDHLHDYMIFTNGSLYLSSLKKLIESTSYCFAVVDEGNEYEVTICSVIADEIVSMINDIKTIHVSFYIVSIPFLVAIFLVYSILPDLRNTHGFLLRNYSGALSISYIIHAIVFLIKADDVHYCFCITIAFFDYFDLLASIFWLNVMSFDMWWTFRTFNSLQRSVRQQRKRKLMFYVIFAYGLSFIFAINSVIMEYVSEYLPEILRPGFLAGDCWFSGRGTYALYYYGIKSICVFSSICLSISTALKIARYEKEAGNRLNLTDSESKRFNDNKKWFNMYLKLFILQFIVMGLKWSIATASWLFEDYMSNYVSYIINSMDVMQNICVFIIFVWKNKIKRLLLKQFGCDVSKSSTRKEYIDMHHQVRKNSVQEKTSSSKQGNCQTKSSSQGIEL from the exons ATGAAACTTCGCACGAATTCAACAAATTTGATCACCACAAATGCCAATCATAAAAGCAACTCCTCGTCACAggaaatttatgaaaacttGATGAGAAATGAAGACAAGAACGATTCCATGTCATATGAGTTCTTTGAAAACTTCAGTAAAAATAGCAATATAAGTAACATCATTCCATACGAAATGTGTTACAATATTACTTGCATTCAGCTATGCTGTCCTCTCGGCGATCGTCTGGTTGATAATAAATGCTTCTCTGATGGAAATGATTACATCCCGCACGGATACACgaagaataataagaaaatggaCGAATTGTTTCAGCTTACGGTATACGATCCATGCTCGCAATTTGAGAGATTTGACCGCATTCTGCTTCCTATTGATCACCTTCATGATTACATGATATTTACCAACGgttctctttatttatcttcTCTTAAAAAACTTATCGAATCGACATCATATTGCTTTGCCGTAGTGGACGAGGGAAATGAGTACGAAGTGACTATCTGTTCAGTGATTGCTGACGAGATCGTCAGTATGATAAATGACATAAAGACCATACATGTTAGCTTTTATATAGTGTCCATACCATTTCTGGTGGCAATATTTCTGGTGTATTCTATATTGCCAGACCTCCGGAACACACACGGCTTCTTGTTGCGGAATTACAGCGGTGCTTTGTCTATCTCATACATAATTCACGCTAtagtttttctaattaaagcGGATGATGTACATTATTGCTTCTGTATCACAATCG CCTTCTTTGACTATTTTGATTTGTTGGCAAGCATATTCTGGTTAAATGTCATGAGTTTCGACATGTGGTGGACATTTAG AACATTCAATTCGTTACAAAGAAGTGTCAGacaacaaagaaaaagaaaattaatgttttatgtaaTCTTTGCGTACGGTTTATCGTTTATCTTTGCCATTAACAGTGTCATAATGGAATATGTTTCTGAATACTTACCAGAGATTTTGCGACCGGGATTTCTCGCAGGAGATTGCTGGTTCTCTG GACGGGGAACGTATGCGCTGTATTATTACGGAATCAAAAGTATCTGCGTCTTTAGTAGCATTTGTTTATCCATTTCTACGGCATTGAAGATCGCGCGCTATGAAAAAGAAGCAGGCAATCGTTTGAATTTGACAGATTCGGAAAGCAAgagatttaatgataataagaaatg GTTCAATATGTATCTGAAGTTATTTATCCTGCAGTTTATTGTGATGGGCTTAAAATGGTCTATAGCGACAGCGTCATGGTTGTTTGAAgattatatgtcaaattacgtctcgtatattattaattcaatggacgttatgcaaaatatttgcgtttttatcatatttgtgTGGAAAAACAAAATCAAACGATTGTTACTAAAGCAATTCGGCTGCGATGTTTCCAAAAGCTCGACACGCAAGGAATACATCGACATGCATCACCAGGTCAGGAAAAATAGTGTGCAAGAAAAGACGAGTTCTAGCAAACAAGGGAATTGTCAGACGAAAAGTTCATCGCAAGGGATTGAACTTTAA
- the LOC126849640 gene encoding uncharacterized protein LOC126849640 isoform X2, whose product MNSLILILYVLMWAVLIIANNNTLRLPNVNKAFTTTRLPTPPPTLTSTPKWYNGDLPFLNNDEEVSEERGSYNYDTNKMRTIKTYLPFLIYNLRIDSNQKYFHNTFMYFDNTLY is encoded by the exons ATGAATTCATTA atactcATTTTGTATGTTTTAATGTGGGCAGTATTGATAATAGCTAATAATAACACATTAAGACTACCAAATGTGAATAAGGCATTTACAACGACAAGGCTTCCAACACCACCACCAACATTAACATCAACACCAAAGTGGTACAACGGAGATCTACCTTTTTTAAACA ATGATGAAGAAGTCTCCGAAGAGCGAGGCAGCTACAATTATGATACAAACAAAATGAGGACAATAAAAACATACCTTCCATTCCTCATATATAACTTGAGAATAGATTCCAAccagaaatattttcacaatacatttatgtatttcGATAATACTttgtattaa
- the LOC126849640 gene encoding uncharacterized protein LOC126849640 isoform X1 translates to MYGIYQMHGQEARARARAHTHCKGPSAPLSHPSRSQGGSRFTTYKILILYVLMWAVLIIANNNTLRLPNVNKAFTTTRLPTPPPTLTSTPKWYNGDLPFLNNDEEVSEERGSYNYDTNKMRTIKTYLPFLIYNLRIDSNQKYFHNTFMYFDNTLY, encoded by the exons ATGTATGGAATATACCAaatgcatggacaggaagcacgcgcgcgcgcccgcgcacacacacattgcAAGGGGCCTTCGGCCCCTCTCTCGCATCCGTCCCGTTCTCAGGGTGGAtctcgctttacaacttacaaa atactcATTTTGTATGTTTTAATGTGGGCAGTATTGATAATAGCTAATAATAACACATTAAGACTACCAAATGTGAATAAGGCATTTACAACGACAAGGCTTCCAACACCACCACCAACATTAACATCAACACCAAAGTGGTACAACGGAGATCTACCTTTTTTAAACA ATGATGAAGAAGTCTCCGAAGAGCGAGGCAGCTACAATTATGATACAAACAAAATGAGGACAATAAAAACATACCTTCCATTCCTCATATATAACTTGAGAATAGATTCCAAccagaaatattttcacaatacatttatgtatttcGATAATACTttgtattaa
- the LOC126849631 gene encoding G-protein coupled receptor Mth2-like isoform X1: MSKFLDSSRRRRLYKSINSTYQRVNDVWKKFDLVLHLFFFVSSSSMKLRTNSTNLITTNANHKSNSSSQEIYENLMRNEDKNDSMSYEFFENFSKNSNISNIIPYEMCYNITCIQLCCPLGDRLVDNKCFSDGNDYIPHGYTKNNKKMDELFQLTVYDPCSQFERFDRILLPIDHLHDYMIFTNGSLYLSSLKKLIESTSYCFAVVDEGNEYEVTICSVIADEIVSMINDIKTIHVSFYIVSIPFLVAIFLVYSILPDLRNTHGFLLRNYSGALSISYIIHAIVFLIKADDVHYCFCITIAFFDYFDLLASIFWLNVMSFDMWWTFRTFNSLQRSVRQQRKRKLMFYVIFAYGLSFIFAINSVIMEYVSEYLPEILRPGFLAGDCWFSGRGTYALYYYGIKSICVFSSICLSISTALKIARYEKEAGNRLNLTDSESKRFNDNKKWFNMYLKLFILQFIVMGLKWSIATASWLFEDYMSNYVSYIINSMDVMQNICVFIIFVWKNKIKRLLLKQFGCDVSKSSTRKEYIDMHHQVRKNSVQEKTSSSKQGNCQTKSSSQGIEL, from the exons gTATAAATTCAACGTATCAAAGAGTGAACGATGTGTGGAAAAAGTTTGATTTGGtgttgcatctttttttttttgtctcttcGTCATCGATGAAACTTCGCACGAATTCAACAAATTTGATCACCACAAATGCCAATCATAAAAGCAACTCCTCGTCACAggaaatttatgaaaacttGATGAGAAATGAAGACAAGAACGATTCCATGTCATATGAGTTCTTTGAAAACTTCAGTAAAAATAGCAATATAAGTAACATCATTCCATACGAAATGTGTTACAATATTACTTGCATTCAGCTATGCTGTCCTCTCGGCGATCGTCTGGTTGATAATAAATGCTTCTCTGATGGAAATGATTACATCCCGCACGGATACACgaagaataataagaaaatggaCGAATTGTTTCAGCTTACGGTATACGATCCATGCTCGCAATTTGAGAGATTTGACCGCATTCTGCTTCCTATTGATCACCTTCATGATTACATGATATTTACCAACGgttctctttatttatcttcTCTTAAAAAACTTATCGAATCGACATCATATTGCTTTGCCGTAGTGGACGAGGGAAATGAGTACGAAGTGACTATCTGTTCAGTGATTGCTGACGAGATCGTCAGTATGATAAATGACATAAAGACCATACATGTTAGCTTTTATATAGTGTCCATACCATTTCTGGTGGCAATATTTCTGGTGTATTCTATATTGCCAGACCTCCGGAACACACACGGCTTCTTGTTGCGGAATTACAGCGGTGCTTTGTCTATCTCATACATAATTCACGCTAtagtttttctaattaaagcGGATGATGTACATTATTGCTTCTGTATCACAATCG CCTTCTTTGACTATTTTGATTTGTTGGCAAGCATATTCTGGTTAAATGTCATGAGTTTCGACATGTGGTGGACATTTAG AACATTCAATTCGTTACAAAGAAGTGTCAGacaacaaagaaaaagaaaattaatgttttatgtaaTCTTTGCGTACGGTTTATCGTTTATCTTTGCCATTAACAGTGTCATAATGGAATATGTTTCTGAATACTTACCAGAGATTTTGCGACCGGGATTTCTCGCAGGAGATTGCTGGTTCTCTG GACGGGGAACGTATGCGCTGTATTATTACGGAATCAAAAGTATCTGCGTCTTTAGTAGCATTTGTTTATCCATTTCTACGGCATTGAAGATCGCGCGCTATGAAAAAGAAGCAGGCAATCGTTTGAATTTGACAGATTCGGAAAGCAAgagatttaatgataataagaaatg GTTCAATATGTATCTGAAGTTATTTATCCTGCAGTTTATTGTGATGGGCTTAAAATGGTCTATAGCGACAGCGTCATGGTTGTTTGAAgattatatgtcaaattacgtctcgtatattattaattcaatggacgttatgcaaaatatttgcgtttttatcatatttgtgTGGAAAAACAAAATCAAACGATTGTTACTAAAGCAATTCGGCTGCGATGTTTCCAAAAGCTCGACACGCAAGGAATACATCGACATGCATCACCAGGTCAGGAAAAATAGTGTGCAAGAAAAGACGAGTTCTAGCAAACAAGGGAATTGTCAGACGAAAAGTTCATCGCAAGGGATTGAACTTTAA